The candidate division KSB1 bacterium genome includes a region encoding these proteins:
- the aroF gene encoding 3-deoxy-7-phosphoheptulonate synthase — protein sequence MIVVIKNEEGDKVVSSVVEQIKKMGFQAHISRGTEKTTIGVIGDDRYIAKDKIAALDGVEAVIPVLKPFKLTSREFQPDTTCIKIDDVVFGEEFVTIAGPCSVESREQILECAHFLKEQGVNVLRGGAFKPRTSPYSFQGLGEQALELLAQAKEITKLPLCTEVLAPQDVGLIAKYVDIIQIGARNMQNFPLLRAVGQCERPVLLKRGMMSTIEEFLLAAEYIMNEGNKQVILCERGIRTFENYTRNTLDLGAVALIKELSHLPIIVDPSHATGKRSLVAPLSKAALALGADGVMVEVHPNPAEALSDGAQSLHFEEFETMMNELKTISRALKNEEVAKEKFAV from the coding sequence ATGATCGTTGTGATTAAGAATGAAGAAGGAGACAAAGTCGTCTCATCTGTAGTTGAACAGATCAAAAAAATGGGATTTCAGGCCCATATTTCCAGGGGCACGGAAAAAACCACCATCGGTGTGATTGGCGATGACCGTTATATAGCGAAAGACAAAATTGCTGCCCTGGATGGTGTCGAAGCCGTTATTCCGGTATTGAAACCCTTCAAATTAACCTCGCGGGAATTTCAACCGGATACGACTTGCATAAAAATTGATGATGTGGTTTTTGGCGAAGAGTTTGTGACGATTGCAGGCCCTTGCTCGGTTGAGTCCAGGGAGCAAATCCTCGAGTGTGCCCATTTCTTGAAAGAGCAAGGTGTAAATGTACTGCGCGGCGGTGCCTTTAAACCGCGAACTTCGCCATACAGCTTCCAGGGTTTGGGAGAGCAGGCATTGGAGCTTTTGGCGCAAGCTAAAGAAATCACTAAACTTCCATTGTGTACTGAGGTATTAGCGCCCCAGGATGTGGGACTTATTGCTAAATATGTTGATATTATTCAGATCGGTGCTCGGAATATGCAGAACTTTCCTTTGCTGCGTGCGGTGGGACAATGTGAAAGACCAGTTTTATTAAAACGAGGAATGATGTCAACCATAGAAGAATTTCTTCTTGCAGCAGAATACATTATGAATGAGGGCAATAAACAAGTTATCTTGTGTGAACGTGGTATTCGCACGTTTGAAAATTATACCAGGAATACTTTGGACCTGGGGGCTGTGGCATTGATTAAGGAATTGTCCCATTTACCCATTATCGTCGATCCCAGCCACGCAACCGGTAAACGTTCCCTGGTAGCGCCACTGTCAAAAGCAGCGTTGGCCTTAGGTGCGGACGGTGTGATGGTGGAAGTTCATCCGAATCCGGCGGAGGCGTTGTCGGACGGCGCCCAGAGCTTGCACTTCGAGGAATTCGAAACCATGATGAATGAATTGAAGACAATCTCTCGTGCGCTGAAGAACGAAGAAGTGGCAAAAGAGAAATTCGCAGTATGA
- the aroA gene encoding 3-phosphoshikimate 1-carboxyvinyltransferase, whose product MIKIKSPNTISGKIFVPGDKSISHRGLILASMAEGISEIYGLSSGNDVQTTQSLMKKLGVEIIQMDEDLMVITSRGWAGLKASDAILDCENSGTSARLLTAILAGHSFSSVIDGDESLRQRPMGRVVEPLRLMGADITSQNSNDLLPLEIQGKQLHGIDYLMPIASAQVKSAILLAGLNAEGETSVTEPFPSRDHTERFFSWLNLPLERNRLTYKISPSKVPAFSLKIPGDFSSAAYFVALGLIHPNAEITISDVNLNPTRAALLDVLRRMGGYISLTVLEDKPELVGEITVRSSELKNTTVDVSEIPAMIDELPLLAVVATQAEGTLKLTGAQELRVKESDRISALVPQLRKMGANIDELPDGFIVEGLTPLKGAKLEACKDHRIAMSLAIAATIAEGKSKLAGDEWVKISFPDFFKILKQIGNK is encoded by the coding sequence ATGATTAAGATCAAATCGCCAAATACAATATCCGGTAAAATTTTTGTTCCGGGTGATAAATCCATCTCGCACCGGGGTTTGATTCTGGCGTCGATGGCTGAGGGGATATCTGAAATTTATGGTCTGTCATCGGGGAATGATGTGCAAACTACCCAAAGTCTCATGAAAAAATTAGGCGTCGAAATAATTCAGATGGATGAAGACCTGATGGTTATTACTAGCAGGGGATGGGCAGGTCTGAAAGCATCCGATGCTATTCTTGACTGCGAAAATTCAGGTACATCCGCCCGGCTTTTGACCGCCATATTAGCCGGTCATAGCTTTTCATCTGTGATCGACGGGGATGAATCCTTGCGCCAACGCCCGATGGGACGGGTTGTGGAGCCATTGAGATTGATGGGCGCTGATATTACCAGTCAGAACTCGAATGATCTTCTGCCATTGGAAATTCAAGGAAAACAATTACACGGTATCGATTATCTAATGCCGATTGCGAGTGCGCAGGTGAAATCGGCAATTCTTCTTGCCGGATTGAATGCCGAAGGTGAAACAAGTGTAACAGAACCATTCCCAAGCCGGGATCACACCGAACGATTTTTCTCCTGGCTGAATTTGCCGTTGGAACGGAATCGACTAACCTATAAAATTTCACCATCGAAAGTGCCGGCTTTTTCACTTAAAATTCCGGGTGATTTTTCATCGGCGGCTTATTTTGTAGCGCTAGGACTCATTCACCCGAATGCAGAAATTACTATTAGCGATGTAAATCTCAATCCCACACGAGCGGCTTTATTGGATGTCCTGCGACGCATGGGTGGGTATATCAGTCTCACAGTCCTGGAAGATAAACCGGAATTGGTGGGGGAAATTACGGTTCGATCATCCGAATTAAAAAATACCACCGTTGATGTTTCGGAAATTCCGGCTATGATCGATGAACTGCCATTGTTGGCCGTGGTTGCAACCCAGGCTGAAGGCACATTAAAGCTTACCGGGGCACAAGAACTCCGGGTCAAAGAATCGGATCGGATTAGCGCTCTTGTGCCGCAGCTTCGGAAAATGGGAGCCAATATAGATGAGTTGCCGGACGGTTTTATTGTTGAAGGGTTAACGCCATTAAAAGGAGCGAAACTGGAAGCCTGTAAAGATCATCGCATCGCGATGTCCCTGGCTATAGCCGCTACAATTGCAGAAGGGAAATCGAAACTTGCTGGTGATGAGTGGGTAAAAATTTCCTTCCCGGACTTTTTTAAAATCCTGAAACAAATTGGCAATAAATGA
- a CDS encoding LytR C-terminal domain-containing protein — translation MRRTRIQPKNQALKKRTPRKRTSKPPMSLAELLLNWVIVILIVLILGFVASIIWKYTFAKKNIFAQEPTVSQRQTVTKRIRVEVLNGCGVTGVAIQFTDYLRSQGFDVVITENYRSFDVDSSFVIDRVSLKSENALQIARSLGIPDNLVNAILSDDLAVEATIVLGSDYTNLKGYSDVAQ, via the coding sequence TTGCGAAGAACTCGTATCCAACCAAAAAACCAAGCTCTAAAAAAAAGAACACCTCGAAAGCGTACTTCCAAACCGCCAATGTCTCTGGCAGAATTATTGTTGAATTGGGTGATTGTAATATTAATCGTCCTGATACTGGGATTTGTGGCTTCAATAATCTGGAAATACACTTTTGCGAAAAAAAACATCTTCGCCCAAGAACCTACGGTTTCACAAAGGCAAACGGTTACAAAAAGGATCCGGGTAGAAGTACTCAATGGCTGTGGTGTTACAGGGGTCGCCATCCAATTTACAGATTATTTGCGATCACAAGGATTTGATGTAGTGATCACTGAAAATTATCGTAGTTTCGATGTGGATTCGTCGTTTGTGATTGACCGGGTTTCTTTGAAGTCTGAAAACGCACTGCAAATAGCCAGAAGTTTAGGGATTCCCGATAATCTTGTAAATGCCATTTTAAGCGACGATTTGGCAGTAGAAGCTACAATTGTATTGGGAAGTGATTATACTAATTTAAAAGGCTATTCCGATGTTGCTCAATAA
- a CDS encoding type II toxin-antitoxin system PemK/MazF family toxin translates to MVRGEIWWASLPSSVASEPGYRRPVLIIQSDSFTRSKINTIICVIISSNLKLAEAPGNVLLHKNDSNLSKTSVVNISQIITLDKSFLTKCVGSINKAFLKKVEMGIKLVFDLN, encoded by the coding sequence ATGGTCAGGGGTGAAATATGGTGGGCATCACTTCCAAGTTCAGTTGCTTCGGAACCTGGCTATAGAAGACCAGTCTTAATAATCCAATCAGATTCTTTTACAAGAAGTAAAATAAATACAATAATCTGTGTGATTATTAGTTCTAATTTGAAATTAGCAGAAGCTCCTGGGAATGTACTTTTACATAAAAATGATTCAAATTTATCTAAAACATCCGTGGTCAACATTTCGCAGATTATCACCTTAGATAAATCATTTTTAACTAAATGTGTTGGGTCAATAAACAAAGCTTTTCTAAAAAAAGTTGAAATGGGTATTAAATTAGTTTTTGACCTAAATTAA
- the rsfS gene encoding ribosome silencing factor, whose amino-acid sequence MKTAVTVRRQSKRLARQLAKYALEKKADKILIMDLRKLTTMTDFFVVCSADSEVQVKSICDHIEFKMKKRKMKALNREGYTNSKWVLLDYIDTIVHIFHRDTRDFYSLETLWGDAKFEEISEEPEVVSSQEESKLK is encoded by the coding sequence ATGAAAACTGCTGTTACAGTAAGACGTCAATCAAAGAGACTGGCACGACAGTTAGCTAAGTATGCTTTAGAGAAAAAAGCTGATAAAATTCTGATCATGGATCTTCGTAAACTTACGACCATGACAGATTTTTTCGTAGTATGCTCAGCCGATTCTGAAGTCCAAGTAAAATCCATTTGCGACCATATTGAATTTAAGATGAAAAAACGGAAAATGAAGGCTCTAAACCGGGAAGGTTATACAAACTCAAAATGGGTTTTATTAGATTATATCGATACGATAGTGCACATTTTTCACAGAGATACAAGAGATTTCTACAGTCTTGAAACTCTTTGGGGAGATGCGAAATTCGAAGAGATTAGCGAAGAGCCGGAAGTAGTTTCTTCACAGGAAGAAAGTAAACTAAAATAG
- the pheA gene encoding prephenate dehydratase yields MTNQSQSYRAAYQGIDGAYSQEAIHQYFKKQVHTIGCSTFEEVVRTVESGKAEYAFMPAENSIAGTIVQTFDLLLESTLSIIGEFYLPIHHNLMALPETHLKDIESVYSHPQALAQCAESIKRFGLKPIVDWDTAGSAKRIREESLQKAAAIAGNYAAEVYELQLLASNIEDIDHNTTRFFILSKQTSKRSKRNKTSILFTTRHAPGALVASMKEFSDRKINLTKIESRPDRKHPWHYIFYLDFEGHIEDPSVEKAMLNILKRAQMVKILGSYPCGDQHEG; encoded by the coding sequence TTGACCAACCAATCACAATCCTATCGTGCTGCGTACCAGGGTATTGACGGCGCTTACAGCCAGGAAGCTATCCACCAGTATTTCAAAAAACAAGTGCATACCATAGGCTGCTCAACTTTCGAAGAGGTCGTAAGAACCGTTGAATCCGGGAAAGCGGAATATGCTTTTATGCCGGCTGAAAATTCAATAGCCGGAACGATTGTTCAAACATTTGATTTATTGCTGGAATCAACATTAAGTATCATCGGGGAATTTTATCTCCCGATTCACCATAATTTGATGGCGTTGCCGGAAACCCATTTAAAAGATATCGAATCGGTTTATTCTCATCCACAAGCGCTGGCCCAATGTGCAGAATCCATCAAGAGATTTGGCTTAAAGCCCATTGTCGATTGGGATACCGCAGGAAGCGCAAAGCGAATTCGAGAAGAAAGCTTACAAAAGGCGGCGGCAATCGCCGGTAATTATGCGGCCGAGGTGTATGAACTTCAGCTATTGGCTTCGAATATTGAAGATATAGATCACAATACAACCCGGTTTTTTATTTTAAGCAAGCAAACTTCCAAACGCAGCAAACGCAATAAAACCTCAATCCTTTTTACTACACGCCATGCACCAGGTGCCTTGGTCGCATCGATGAAGGAGTTTTCCGATCGCAAGATCAATTTAACTAAAATCGAGTCCCGGCCGGATCGCAAGCATCCCTGGCACTATATCTTCTATCTTGATTTTGAAGGCCATATTGAAGATCCGTCTGTCGAAAAAGCCATGCTTAATATCCTCAAACGTGCTCAGATGGTCAAGATACTCGGCAGCTATCCTTGTGGAGATCAGCATGAAGGCTGA
- a CDS encoding prephenate dehydrogenase/arogenate dehydrogenase family protein: MKADEKTAVLIGLGQIGGSLALALKKAGYFKTVGGFDVNSDRLQKAGDFLDCMYSNLDEALSAGDLIILAAPVLENILILGKGFQTYPDKLYTDVGSTKTQMMEESRKKPGIRFIGGHPFSGTEKEGDSGWDSNLFSGKPYFWVQENSQSIDDQSCIINMIKAIGAIPKAIDPEEHDRALALTSHLPILISLGLAGMLDEDVYSSDFIGSGFLSTTRIAGGSAELGRDILISNREAVLNEMTRFNENLAKLVESLENSNENQLLELMVKFKQRYSAISH; encoded by the coding sequence ATGAAGGCTGATGAAAAAACAGCTGTTCTTATCGGTTTGGGACAGATCGGAGGATCGTTGGCATTAGCGCTTAAAAAAGCCGGTTATTTCAAAACGGTTGGCGGATTTGATGTTAATTCCGACAGATTACAAAAGGCTGGCGATTTCCTGGATTGCATGTATTCGAATTTGGATGAGGCCTTATCTGCCGGTGATTTGATTATCCTGGCAGCGCCGGTTTTGGAAAATATCCTAATCCTGGGAAAGGGCTTTCAAACCTATCCGGATAAACTGTACACTGATGTCGGAAGTACCAAAACTCAAATGATGGAAGAGAGCCGCAAAAAACCCGGAATACGGTTTATTGGCGGGCATCCGTTTTCAGGCACGGAGAAGGAAGGGGATTCCGGCTGGGACTCAAACCTGTTTTCCGGGAAACCCTATTTCTGGGTTCAGGAGAATAGCCAATCTATTGATGACCAGAGTTGCATCATCAATATGATTAAAGCAATCGGGGCTATTCCAAAAGCAATCGATCCCGAAGAACATGACCGGGCGCTAGCTTTAACCAGCCATCTACCCATATTGATTTCCCTGGGTTTGGCCGGAATGCTCGATGAAGATGTTTACAGTTCGGATTTTATTGGCAGCGGATTCCTTTCCACGACCCGCATAGCTGGCGGATCTGCCGAGTTAGGCAGGGATATTTTGATCAGCAATCGCGAGGCAGTTTTGAATGAAATGACACGGTTTAATGAGAATCTTGCTAAATTGGTTGAAAGTCTGGAAAATTCTAACGAAAATCAACTGTTGGAACTCATGGTTAAATTTAAGCAAAGATATTCAGCAATCTCTCATTAA
- a CDS encoding S8 family peptidase: protein MKTIKFILIFSLCMVFASKGQTQDRYSAVTKRFLTHVESNIKKAQLYKRPLTFSKSVMKEFLVKKINNDLIVRSLMLVNSGLNEANLSDLGITINSKIGNIWTAEIPVRSLSQLGKIRGLDFIEIDTPVKTKLDSARADTKVDLVHNGIGLPQSYTGEGVIVGVIDGGLDFTHPTLQDQNGNLRLTRVWDQADDSGTPPVGYSYGSEYADPAEILSQQGDTEADQASHATHVTGIAAGSGKGSSGMYGGVAPGAEIVYVHVGGGSGIIDGVAYIFNYAASVGKPAVINMSLGTHIGPHDGTSSLDQAFDTLAGPGKILVGAAGNEGSTPLHISHTFSSDTIATAVELTDNGTGFLETIVEIWGSPNSDFSVAVALLDTTTDEHLGSSEYFAASSAVFGSVNIYESDGDTASVSVAAVPSSPTNQKPNIQLQMSNNTTHVMVLVLTSANSTVHMWNHGDGNGLPFSDLGDPDLQNGNTDYTVGEIGGTSNSVITAGAYTTKTMWTDIDSSTLGISATLHNIADFSSRGPTADERVKPEITAPGSMLASGGSSFDFTLDSQNIVARVDNDWPYVMQQGTSMASPMTAGIVALMLQANSTLTKSTITSIFAKTSRTDAFTGSIPVGGSNTWGYGKIDAQAAIAEAASLTSVAESDILPLQFHLANNYPNPFNPVTTISYTLPYSEFVSLKIYNINGQEIATLVNQHKETGRHIVTFDAENLPSGVLFYRISAGHFNQIKKMVIVK from the coding sequence ATGAAAACAATCAAGTTTATCCTAATATTTAGTTTGTGCATGGTATTTGCTTCGAAAGGGCAAACACAGGATCGATATTCTGCCGTAACAAAACGATTCCTCACACATGTCGAATCGAATATAAAAAAGGCCCAGCTTTATAAACGGCCTTTGACATTTTCCAAAAGTGTGATGAAAGAATTTTTGGTCAAAAAAATAAATAATGACCTCATTGTGCGAAGTTTGATGTTAGTAAATTCTGGCCTTAACGAAGCCAATTTGTCAGATTTGGGAATTACCATCAATAGCAAAATCGGGAATATCTGGACGGCTGAAATTCCGGTTCGATCACTATCGCAATTAGGAAAAATAAGAGGATTGGATTTTATCGAGATCGATACACCGGTTAAGACAAAATTAGATTCAGCTAGGGCCGACACCAAAGTAGATTTGGTCCATAATGGAATTGGTTTACCCCAATCTTACACTGGTGAAGGAGTCATTGTAGGAGTTATAGATGGTGGTTTGGATTTTACTCATCCGACTCTTCAGGATCAAAATGGCAATCTCCGCCTCACACGTGTCTGGGATCAGGCAGACGATTCCGGGACGCCTCCTGTCGGTTATTCCTATGGCTCTGAGTATGCTGACCCAGCCGAAATTTTATCGCAACAAGGGGATACAGAAGCGGACCAAGCCTCTCACGCAACCCACGTTACTGGCATTGCGGCTGGCTCAGGCAAAGGTTCTAGTGGTATGTATGGCGGTGTGGCGCCAGGTGCCGAAATTGTGTATGTCCACGTTGGTGGTGGCAGTGGTATCATAGATGGCGTAGCTTACATTTTTAATTACGCAGCTTCTGTGGGCAAACCCGCAGTCATAAATATGAGTCTTGGAACTCATATCGGTCCTCACGATGGCACTTCATCGCTCGATCAAGCCTTTGACACACTTGCTGGTCCAGGTAAAATATTAGTCGGTGCAGCAGGAAACGAGGGCAGCACACCTCTTCATATATCTCACACTTTTAGCAGTGACACCATTGCCACCGCTGTTGAGCTTACAGATAATGGTACGGGATTTTTAGAAACAATAGTGGAGATTTGGGGTTCTCCTAATAGTGATTTTTCCGTTGCGGTAGCCCTTTTAGACACCACCACAGACGAGCATCTTGGCAGCTCTGAATATTTTGCCGCAAGCAGTGCAGTCTTCGGTTCCGTTAATATTTATGAATCCGATGGAGATACTGCCAGTGTTTCAGTTGCGGCTGTTCCAAGTTCGCCTACGAATCAAAAACCGAATATCCAGCTGCAAATGAGTAATAATACAACACATGTGATGGTTCTTGTACTAACAAGTGCAAATTCCACCGTTCATATGTGGAACCACGGGGATGGAAACGGATTACCGTTTTCAGACCTGGGAGATCCAGATCTTCAAAATGGCAACACGGATTATACGGTTGGCGAGATCGGTGGGACTTCTAACAGTGTAATTACAGCCGGAGCCTATACCACCAAAACTATGTGGACTGACATTGATAGCAGTACCCTGGGTATTTCCGCGACACTTCATAACATTGCTGATTTTTCCAGTCGAGGCCCAACAGCAGATGAAAGGGTGAAACCGGAAATTACAGCGCCAGGATCCATGTTAGCTTCAGGAGGCTCTTCTTTCGATTTTACTTTAGACTCACAGAATATTGTTGCAAGAGTTGATAATGATTGGCCATATGTTATGCAGCAAGGAACTTCCATGGCGTCGCCGATGACTGCTGGCATTGTCGCTTTAATGCTACAAGCAAATTCGACCCTGACAAAATCTACCATTACAAGTATCTTTGCCAAAACTTCCAGAACGGATGCATTTACTGGCTCAATTCCTGTGGGAGGCAGTAATACCTGGGGCTATGGAAAAATCGACGCCCAGGCTGCAATTGCAGAAGCTGCAAGCTTAACTTCTGTTGCTGAATCCGATATTCTGCCGTTACAATTTCATCTAGCAAATAATTATCCAAACCCGTTTAATCCGGTAACAACGATTTCGTATACTTTACCATACAGTGAGTTTGTTTCTTTGAAAATCTATAATATTAACGGCCAGGAGATAGCCACACTCGTGAATCAGCATAAAGAAACCGGCCGACACATTGTTACTTTCGATGCAGAGAATTTACCTTCTGGAGTTTTATTCTATAGAATATCTGCCGGTCATTTTAATCAGATCAAAAAGATGGTAATCGTTAAATAG
- a CDS encoding ChpI protein: MKTAISISDALFKKAEETAKKLGISRSSLFCRAIQEYLENHIPADITEKLNQVYTKESSDMDPIITRLQVKTLEKENW, from the coding sequence ATGAAAACTGCGATATCAATTTCAGATGCATTATTCAAAAAAGCTGAAGAAACCGCCAAAAAACTTGGCATCTCAAGGAGTAGCTTGTTTTGTCGTGCTATTCAAGAATATTTAGAAAACCACATCCCTGCTGATATTACTGAAAAATTAAATCAAGTATACACAAAAGAATCAAGTGATATGGACCCCATTATAACCCGGTTGCAAGTTAAGACCCTTGAAAAGGAAAACTGGTAA
- the aroH gene encoding chorismate mutase → MNENLIVRGVRGANCVRENTTACIHDSTRELLQAMLKANEVEMDSIVSLFFTLTADLNAAFPAEAARRLGLKFTPLLCTQEIDVPGSLAKVVRILMLINTNKSLEDINHVFLGEAKVLRDDL, encoded by the coding sequence ATGAATGAAAATCTAATTGTTCGGGGCGTTCGTGGCGCCAATTGTGTGAGGGAGAATACCACCGCGTGCATCCATGATTCCACACGGGAGTTGCTGCAGGCGATGTTGAAAGCCAACGAGGTCGAAATGGATAGCATCGTCTCTCTCTTTTTTACCCTAACGGCAGATTTGAATGCGGCTTTCCCTGCGGAAGCAGCCAGAAGGTTAGGTTTGAAATTTACCCCCCTGCTTTGCACCCAAGAGATTGATGTACCAGGAAGCTTAGCGAAGGTGGTTCGAATTTTAATGCTGATCAATACAAATAAATCCCTGGAAGACATTAACCATGTCTTTTTAGGAGAGGCCAAGGTTTTACGGGATGATTTATAA
- a CDS encoding carbohydrate binding family 9 domain-containing protein, with product MLFFTKTNFLRRLILVSVLLVIFSTVILPVRADDINLSSEIIASEAKESPKLDGYLNEVAWKNSRVIDQFFQREPNEGAVATERTEVRIITDDYNLYIGVICYDSAPGSIIAKEMERDSELGRDDNFSIILDTFNDKRSGYYFAINPNGAKFDAQVGSSGRRGMNKDWDGVWDVRTQITDKGWSAEIVIPFKTLRFKKQDKQTWGVNFRREIARKNEEILWQGWRRNEGIFQLGAAGELQMPSKIKQERNFMVLPYLSSGYEKGFSQYDFETGGTGKIGFDAKYTLTPTLTSDFTVNTDFAQVEADQERINLTRYSLFFPEKRDFFLENASNFTMGSRFRALAFYSRRIGIGEDREPVSILAGGRITGKVGNNDIGLLSIRTRDTGETPGTQYNVARFKKNIFEQSHFGMIYTHKSPGSESSTNQVVGFDLSMRTRKFRGNRNLNFSSYYMQSFSPKTNSLSNALNLSLSYPNDLVNANLSYAQIGEDFNPELGYVRRTGARMWFGFFNLAPRPKMFNLRKIQLNFRAFYNTDYDGMLDSGGITFRPIGLVFQSGDEFEFNIETKNDYLDSSFDIFQDIEIAPGRYDALSYQLKFETNRSRLVSTEISYDFGEFFSGDQKGINLKTRFRLNRHLSISGEYRYTKTDLREGSFKTRELVSRMNIAFNTRLTARFFLQWNNNDDEISMNFRVRWIPNLGSDFYLVYNEIQDTALRGIHTKHRVLLTKFSYWFSL from the coding sequence ATGCTTTTTTTTACAAAAACAAATTTCTTAAGACGATTGATTTTAGTTTCAGTTTTGCTGGTAATCTTTTCTACTGTTATTTTGCCAGTTCGAGCTGATGACATAAATTTGTCCAGTGAAATAATAGCAAGTGAGGCTAAAGAATCGCCAAAATTAGATGGATATCTCAATGAAGTTGCCTGGAAAAATTCTCGTGTTATCGATCAATTCTTTCAGCGGGAACCCAATGAAGGTGCCGTTGCAACAGAACGTACGGAAGTACGAATTATTACTGACGATTATAACTTATATATCGGAGTTATTTGTTATGATTCAGCTCCGGGAAGCATTATTGCTAAAGAAATGGAACGCGATTCCGAACTGGGCCGGGACGATAATTTTTCCATCATTTTAGATACCTTCAACGATAAACGTAGTGGTTATTACTTTGCCATTAATCCTAATGGCGCCAAGTTCGATGCACAGGTTGGATCAAGTGGTCGGAGAGGGATGAATAAGGACTGGGATGGTGTATGGGATGTTCGGACACAAATCACCGATAAAGGGTGGAGCGCCGAGATTGTCATTCCTTTTAAAACGTTGCGATTTAAAAAACAAGATAAACAAACATGGGGTGTGAATTTTCGCCGCGAAATCGCCCGCAAAAATGAAGAAATACTATGGCAGGGCTGGCGACGAAACGAGGGTATATTTCAACTGGGTGCTGCTGGCGAACTGCAAATGCCGTCCAAGATTAAACAAGAGCGTAACTTTATGGTTCTTCCATACTTATCTTCAGGATATGAAAAAGGTTTTTCTCAATATGATTTTGAAACCGGTGGAACGGGTAAAATAGGTTTTGATGCGAAATATACACTAACCCCAACATTAACTTCTGATTTTACCGTCAATACAGATTTTGCCCAGGTTGAAGCTGATCAGGAAAGAATTAACTTAACACGCTACAGCTTGTTCTTCCCGGAAAAACGCGATTTCTTTCTCGAAAATGCTTCCAATTTTACCATGGGGAGCCGCTTCCGCGCTTTGGCTTTTTACAGCCGTAGAATCGGCATTGGTGAAGATCGAGAGCCGGTTTCAATCCTTGCTGGCGGACGAATTACCGGTAAAGTAGGAAATAACGACATTGGACTACTTTCCATTCGAACGCGTGATACCGGTGAAACCCCAGGCACACAGTACAATGTGGCTCGTTTCAAGAAAAATATATTCGAACAGTCCCATTTCGGCATGATTTATACGCACAAATCACCCGGAAGTGAATCATCCACTAACCAGGTTGTGGGATTCGATCTGAGTATGAGAACACGTAAATTCCGTGGCAATCGAAATCTGAATTTTTCATCCTATTATATGCAGAGTTTTTCACCGAAAACAAATTCTCTAAGCAATGCTTTAAACTTAAGTTTAAGTTATCCTAACGACCTGGTGAATGCAAATCTCTCCTATGCCCAGATAGGCGAAGATTTTAATCCGGAGTTGGGTTATGTGCGTAGAACCGGGGCTCGCATGTGGTTCGGATTTTTTAACCTGGCGCCGCGACCCAAGATGTTCAACCTGCGCAAAATACAACTCAATTTCCGCGCTTTTTATAATACAGATTATGATGGTATGTTGGATTCTGGCGGAATTACATTTCGTCCTATTGGTTTGGTTTTTCAAAGCGGCGATGAATTTGAGTTTAATATTGAAACAAAGAACGATTACCTGGATTCTTCTTTTGATATTTTTCAGGATATCGAAATTGCACCTGGTAGATATGATGCGCTTAGCTACCAATTAAAATTTGAAACGAATCGCAGTCGGCTGGTTTCTACAGAAATCAGTTATGATTTTGGTGAATTTTTTTCAGGAGATCAAAAGGGGATCAACCTGAAAACCCGATTTCGCCTCAACCGGCATCTGTCGATCAGTGGAGAATATCGCTATACAAAAACAGATTTACGGGAAGGAAGCTTTAAGACCCGGGAACTTGTTTCTCGAATGAACATCGCATTCAACACTCGCCTTACAGCCCGGTTTTTTCTGCAATGGAACAATAACGATGATGAAATCAGCATGAATTTCCGTGTCCGCTGGATTCCAAACCTGGGTAGTGATTTTTACCTGGTGTATAATGAAATTCAAGACACCGCACTAAGGGGAATTCACACAAAACACAGGGTATTGCTTACCAAGTTTAGCTATTGGTTTAGTTTGTAG